The DNA window AAAGCCTCATTGGGTTCCAGCGTTTCGCCTTTGCCGTATTTCCGCTTCCAGGAAATCAGGCTGCTGACGAGCATCAGTCCCAAACCAACCAGAATCCCCGGAATGACTCCCGCCATAAAAATCGCGGCGATGGAAACCGCCCCGCCGGTCGCCAGCGAATAGACAATCATCACGTTGCTCGGCGGAATCAGCAGTCCCGTCGTGGCGGCCGTAATCGTTACGGAGGCATTGAAATCCCGGTCATAGCCGCGTTTGTTCATCAGGGGAATCATAAAGCCGCCTACGCTCGAAACCGCCGCCGCCGCCGAGCCGGAAATGGCCCCAAACAGCATACACGTCAGAATATTGACCAGGGCCAGCCCGCCGCGGAAATGCCCCACCAGAACGTTTGCAAAATCAATCAGACGACGGGCAATCCCTCCATGGCCCATAAACAAACCGGACAGAATAAAGAAGGGAATGGCCAGCAGAGAAAACTCATCAATGCCTGTCGCCATTTTGTGGGCGACCGCTGTGAAGGCCGGCAAATCGCCCATCGCCAGGATACCCAGCACCGAGGCGATCCCCATTGAAAAGGCCACCGGAACCCCCAGCACCAGCAGAATCACGAAACTGACTACCAGAATGTGAATCGGAAAGTCCATCACTGCTCCTTGTCCTGAACCTCGTCTGCCTGCTCATCCGACGGTCTGAAGAAACGAACTAGCCGTTCATACAGGCCGATTCCGCTGTACAAAAGCATAAAGAAACCGCTGATGGGAACCGCCAGATACACATACCCCATCTGTACCCCCAGCGCCGGCGATTTCTGCTGGAGGCGCAGCGTGATTCGAACCAGCTCCGTCCCGCCGACAATCATCACAAAAAAGGCAAAGAGCACTATGCACAGAAACCCAAAAATCTCCACACCCAGCCGGTCTCGCGGCGGCAGTTTCTGGACAAAATAATCAATCCCCAGATGCGCCCCCCGACCGGTCGCCACCGCCGCCCCCAGCAGTGCCGCCCAAATCAGCAGAAAAATCGCCAGCTCCTCCGTCCATTTGCTCGGGGCCCGAAGCACATACCGGCTGAACACCTGCCAGAGTACATCAACCACCAGCACCCCCATAACCGTCATCACCAGAATTTCCAGACTTCGGTCGAGGATTTTCTTCAACCATTCGGCCATCAGCGAATCTCCTGAATCTTTTCAATCAGTTCGCCCAGCTCCGTGCCTTTATATCGCTCCCACATCGGCCTGACGGCCTGCTGAAAGAGGGTCTTATCCGGCTCAATGACGGTTACGCCGGCCGCCTTAACGGCCTCCAGCGAGGCCTGTTCCGCCTCCGCCCAGAGTTTTCGATTAAACACAACCGACTCATCCGCCGCCTCCTGGAGAATCCGCTGCTCCTCCGGCGTCAGACTGTCCCAAACCCGTGTGCTGATGACCAGAATATCCGGCACACGGACATGTTCATCCAGCGTATAATACCGGCAGACTTCAAAATGCCGCGAGGTCTCAAACGAAGGCGGATTGTTCTCCGCTGCATCCACCACGCCCTGGTCCAGCGCCGTGTACAGTTCGCCCCAGGCAATCGGCGTCGGAGAGCCCCCCATCGTCTCAATCATCTGCATGGACATAATGCTCTGCATCACCCGCACTTTCAGTCCTTTGAGGTCTTCCGGAGTGTAAATCGGCTTTTTGGAATAAAAGCTTCGAGCTCCGGCATCATAATAACAAAGCCCTTTGAGCCCTTTCTCGATGCCGGCGTTCAGCAGCTCTTTGCCAATCGGTCCTTCCGCGACCTTCCAGAAATGCTCCGAATCGCGGAACAGATAGGGGATTCCGAAGATTTTCATCTTCGGCACAAACCCCTCCATCGGCGCCGTCGATGTTTTGGTCATCGACATATACCCAATCTGCAGGGCCTCAATCTGCTCCTTTTCCGAACCCAGCTGTTCGTTGGGGAAAATCTGCACAATCAGCCGGCCGCCGGACTTTTCCTCCACCAGTTTGGCCATATACTCCATCGTGACATGAACCGGATGGCGGGGGCTGAGACTGTGTGCCAGCCGAAGAATTCGAACCTCCTGTTCCCCGCGCAGCACCGATACGGCATACCCTATCGCCAGCCAGGCCAGCATCAGACCGATAAAAATCAAAAGTCCTTTTCGCATAGGCCCTCACGAATCACAGCGCCGGCATTCCATATCAAAGTACCGGCACGCATTCTGAAAACAAATATCCTCCACAATCCGGCCCAGCCAGTCGAAATCCGGCGGCAGCAGTCCCTTTTCCACATCCGAGCCGAGGATATTGCACAGAATTCTACGAAAATACTCGTGTCGAGGAAAGGATAAAAAACTCCTCGAATCGGTTAACATCCCAACAAATCGGCTTAAAAGTCCCATATTAGAGAGGGCCTCTATCTGCTTTTCAATCCCGTCTTTCTGGTCCAGAAACCACCACGCCGAACCGTATTGAAGTTTTCCCGGACAGGACCCATCCTGGAAATTGCCGATCATCGTGGCCATCAGTTCATTGTCCCGCGGATTCAGATTGTACAGAATCGTCTTGGGCAGCAGGTCTTCGCGGTTCAGACGGTCCAGAAAGGCCGCCAGCGGACGGGCAATTTCAAAATCCCCGATGGAATCACAGCCGGTATCGGCTCCCAGCCGCTTCATAATCTTGCTGTTGGTGTTGCGCAAAGCCCCCAGATGCAGCTGAAGCACCCAGCCGGCCTGGGCATCCATCACCGCCATATCATACAAAAGGGCCGATTTGTACTGAAGCAGCTCGGTTTCGTTCAGCGTCTGTCCGGCCCGCAGTTTTGAAAAGGCCGTTTCGACCTCCCGCCGCGTGTAGGGCGCTGCATACACCGTTTCCAGCCCGTAATCCGACAGCCGGCATCCGTTGGCGTGGAATTCATCATGACGCTTATGCAGGGCCTCCAGCAGATTTGAATACGTGCGAATCTCTATGCCGGAAACCTTTTGCAGCCCGTCCAGCCACTGATTCAAAAAACCGGGATTCTCCGCCGCCAGCGCCTTGTCCGGCCGCCAGGCCGTATGCACAAAAATCTCAAAGCCGTCCTGTCGGATACGCTGATGCCACTCCAAAGAATCCAGCGGGTCCTCCGTCGTACAGAGCACCTGAACGTTCATCTTCCGCAGCAGGTTGCGGATGCTGAATTCCGGCATCTTGAGCAGGTCGCTGCAGGCCTCATAAATCCGCTCGGCCGTCTCCGGCCCCAGCAGCCGGTCAATCCCGAAATACCGCTTCAGCTCCAGATGCGTCCAGTGATACAGGGGATTGCGGAGGGTATAAGGCACGGTGGCCGCCCAGGCGGAAAACTTCTCCCAATCCGACGCCGAACCGGTAATCCGCTCTTCCGGAATGCCGTTGGTCCGCATCGCCCGCCATTTGTAATGGTCTCCTTTGAGCCAGGCCTGCGTGAGATTCTCAAAGCAGCTATCCTCGGCAATCAGCCGTACCGGCAGATGGCAATGGTAATCATAAATCGGCATCTTTTCGGCGTATTCGTGATACAGCCGCGACGCCGCCTTGGTTTCCAGCAGAAAATCCTCGTGAATAAACGGTCGCATCGCCGCTTCCTTTCCCAGTTCTACTCTGCCTCTAACAAATCTCTGCCCTTCCCGGCTAAGTCATTTTACCAAAGGTCTCTTGTCAGGCCCGGCTTGGTCGCTTCAGCGCCAGCCGTTTGCCGTCAATTGCTTGTTGTCAATCGCTTGCTGCCAGCTCTTTGCTGTCGGCCGTTTTCTGTCAATTGTTTGCTGTCATTCCCGCGAAGGCGGGAATCCAGACCCTTCACCACAGCCGAAAGTTTCTACACCACATAGGTCGAAGCGGAAGTTTCGCCGCCCCGTCCCGTCCAGTTCGTATGGAAGTACTGCCCGCGCGGACGGTCCACCCGCTCGTACGTGTGCGCGCCGAAGTAATCCCGCTGGGCCTGCAGCAGGTTGGCCGGCAGACGCTCGCTGCGGTATCCGTCATAGAACGCCAGGGCGCTGCCCATCGCCGGAACCGGAATCCCCATCTGGACCGCCATTGTAACCACCCGTCGCCAGCTGGCCTGGCCTTTCTGGACCGCATCCGCAAAGAACGGGTCCAGCAGCAGATTCGACAGATTCGGATTGCGGTCAAACGCCTCCTTAATCTTGCCCAAAAAGACCGACCGAATGATGCAGCCGCCCCGCCACATCAGGGCAATTCCGCCGTAGTTCAGATTCCACTTGTATTCCGCCGCCGCCGCCCGCATCAGCTGATACCCCTGCGCATAACTGACAATCTTGGAGGCGTACAGGGCCTTGCGCAAATCATCAATCATCTGTTTCTTATCGCCCGTAAAGGCCGCCTGAGGCCCCTTGAGCACCTTGGAAGCAGCTACACGCTCCTCCTTCAGGGCCGACAGACACCGCGCAAAGACCGCTTCTCCAATCAGCGTCAGCGGCTGGCCGGTATCCAGCGCCGCAATCACCGTCCATTTGCCCGTTCCCTTCTGGCCCGCCGCATCCAGAATCAAATCCAGCACATACTTGCCCTCTTCGTCCTTGTACGCCAGGATGTCTCGGGTAATTTCAATCAGATAGGAATTCAGCTCCCCCTCGTACCATTCAGCGAAGACCTTATGCATTTCCTCGTTGGTCATTCCCAGGCCGTCCTTCATCAGATGATAGGTCTCGCAAATCATCTGCATATCGCCGTACTCGATGCCGTTGTGCACCATCTTGACGAAATGGCCGGCTCCGTTTTCCCCCACCCAGTCGCAGCACGGCTCGCCCTTGTCCGTCTTGGCGGCAATCTTCTGGAAAATCGGCTTGACATGCGGCCAGGCTGCCGGCGAACCGCCCGGCATAATCGACGGACCCCGCAGCGCCCCTTCCTCGCCGCCGGATACACCTGTCCCGATGTACAGCTTGCCCTTGCTTTCGACATACTGCGTTCGGCGAATCGTATCCGGGAAGTGGCTGTTCCCGCCGTCAATCAGGATGTCCCCGTCTTCCAGATGCGGCAGAAGCTGCTCGATGAACTCATCCACCGGCTTGCCCGCCTTGACCATCATCATAATTTTGCGGGGCTTCTTCAAGACCTTCACCAGCTCCTCAATTGAATGGCAGCCGATGATATTCTTGCCCTTCGCCCGGCCGGCCAGAAAGGCGTCCACCTTTTCCACCGTCCGGTTGTAGCAGGCCACCGTAAAGCCCTTGCTTTCCATATTCAGAATCAGATTTTCCCCCATCACCGCCAGTCCGATTAAGCCGATATCCGCCTGTGCCATAGGTTCATCTCCCGTTTTTTAAGGTTTCTCTTTTACTGAAATCGTTCCCGATACGCCCAAAGCCCCAGCCCCGGATTGGAAATGAAAAATACCTCTTCCCCGTCAATGCTGTGAAATCCGTCCGTCCGCTCAGCGGGCTTGTATTTCTTCATCATCTCATTCAAATCCCCCCACGCAAACCCCACGGATTCGATTTCTTTGCGGCTCAGTTTGCCCGGGCAGTACCGCACCAGAAAACGCCCCTCCGACGAGCCGTGTATCAGATGGGCCGCTGCGCTCAGATTGGCCTGCAAATC is part of the Anaerohalosphaeraceae bacterium genome and encodes:
- the uxaC gene encoding glucuronate isomerase, with the protein product MRPFIHEDFLLETKAASRLYHEYAEKMPIYDYHCHLPVRLIAEDSCFENLTQAWLKGDHYKWRAMRTNGIPEERITGSASDWEKFSAWAATVPYTLRNPLYHWTHLELKRYFGIDRLLGPETAERIYEACSDLLKMPEFSIRNLLRKMNVQVLCTTEDPLDSLEWHQRIRQDGFEIFVHTAWRPDKALAAENPGFLNQWLDGLQKVSGIEIRTYSNLLEALHKRHDEFHANGCRLSDYGLETVYAAPYTRREVETAFSKLRAGQTLNETELLQYKSALLYDMAVMDAQAGWVLQLHLGALRNTNSKIMKRLGADTGCDSIGDFEIARPLAAFLDRLNREDLLPKTILYNLNPRDNELMATMIGNFQDGSCPGKLQYGSAWWFLDQKDGIEKQIEALSNMGLLSRFVGMLTDSRSFLSFPRHEYFRRILCNILGSDVEKGLLPPDFDWLGRIVEDICFQNACRYFDMECRRCDS
- a CDS encoding TRAP transporter substrate-binding protein translates to MRKGLLIFIGLMLAWLAIGYAVSVLRGEQEVRILRLAHSLSPRHPVHVTMEYMAKLVEEKSGGRLIVQIFPNEQLGSEKEQIEALQIGYMSMTKTSTAPMEGFVPKMKIFGIPYLFRDSEHFWKVAEGPIGKELLNAGIEKGLKGLCYYDAGARSFYSKKPIYTPEDLKGLKVRVMQSIMSMQMIETMGGSPTPIAWGELYTALDQGVVDAAENNPPSFETSRHFEVCRYYTLDEHVRVPDILVISTRVWDSLTPEEQRILQEAADESVVFNRKLWAEAEQASLEAVKAAGVTVIEPDKTLFQQAVRPMWERYKGTELGELIEKIQEIR
- the gnd gene encoding decarboxylating NADP(+)-dependent phosphogluconate dehydrogenase; the encoded protein is MAQADIGLIGLAVMGENLILNMESKGFTVACYNRTVEKVDAFLAGRAKGKNIIGCHSIEELVKVLKKPRKIMMMVKAGKPVDEFIEQLLPHLEDGDILIDGGNSHFPDTIRRTQYVESKGKLYIGTGVSGGEEGALRGPSIMPGGSPAAWPHVKPIFQKIAAKTDKGEPCCDWVGENGAGHFVKMVHNGIEYGDMQMICETYHLMKDGLGMTNEEMHKVFAEWYEGELNSYLIEITRDILAYKDEEGKYVLDLILDAAGQKGTGKWTVIAALDTGQPLTLIGEAVFARCLSALKEERVAASKVLKGPQAAFTGDKKQMIDDLRKALYASKIVSYAQGYQLMRAAAAEYKWNLNYGGIALMWRGGCIIRSVFLGKIKEAFDRNPNLSNLLLDPFFADAVQKGQASWRRVVTMAVQMGIPVPAMGSALAFYDGYRSERLPANLLQAQRDYFGAHTYERVDRPRGQYFHTNWTGRGGETSASTYVV
- a CDS encoding TRAP transporter small permease, which translates into the protein MAEWLKKILDRSLEILVMTVMGVLVVDVLWQVFSRYVLRAPSKWTEELAIFLLIWAALLGAAVATGRGAHLGIDYFVQKLPPRDRLGVEIFGFLCIVLFAFFVMIVGGTELVRITLRLQQKSPALGVQMGYVYLAVPISGFFMLLYSGIGLYERLVRFFRPSDEQADEVQDKEQ